A genomic segment from Nicotiana sylvestris chromosome 1, ASM39365v2, whole genome shotgun sequence encodes:
- the LOC104224952 gene encoding endo-1,4-beta-xylanase 5-like isoform X2: MATLENNGFLLCCCLFLAGYLVHGATPYDYSATIECLNQPLDPQYGGGLIANPSFDKGVEAWKVDGHVKIEARESGGNKFIVAYNRTTPFSISQSFYLKEGVFYTFSAWVQLSEGSDIVVAMIYNSVENTVHVVGSVIAKSGCWSMIKGGLTVDQNAPSVLHFQCNNTKSELRVDSVSLKEFNKHEWQENRLRNIEKVRKRTLRVNVANKNGKKIKGAKIKIQQKKLQFVIGCATPSSILMSKSYQEWFVSRFTTTVFDNEMKWYYTERLQGHENYTTPDAMLKFFIDHGIDVRGHNILWGAATQRWVRDLPPRQLLSESVRRMGSVMSRYAGKLVAWDVVNENLHHPLFEEKLGKNASAIFYKIASSLDTKATMFLNEFNTLEHPADMVSIPSKYVEKLQEIKAFPGNEELVIGIGLQGHFDPHPNIPYIRAVFDVLGETKMPIWLTELNVEPCPKQAYFLEEIMREAFAHPGVKGMMIWIGWSPNGCHEMCLVDSKLQNSPSGDVVDKLLAEWKTTNLNGVTDNGGAFEVKVFHGDYYVTVYNPKTGANVTREVQVYDDKSETVDVSITL, encoded by the exons ATGGCTACACTTGAAAATAATGGATTTCTTCTTTGCTGCTGCTTGTTTTTGGCAG GATATTTGGTTCATGGTGCTACACCTTACGACTATTCTGCAACAATAGAG TGCCTCAACCAACCATTGGATCCTCAATATGGAGGAGGTTTAATTGCAAATCCTAGTTTTGACAAGGGCGTAGAAGCATGGAAAGTAGATGGTCATGTCAAAATTGAAGCAAGGGAATCTGGTGGAAACAAATTTATTGTGGCTTATAATAGAACAACTCCCTTTAGTATCTCACAATCTTTTTACTTGAAGGAAGGGGTATTTTACACCTTTTCAG CTTGGGTTCAGTTAAGTGAAGGATCGGATATTGTGGTTGCCATGATTTACAACTCAGTCGAAAATACTGTTCATGTTGTGGGATCAGTAATAGCTAAATCTGGATGTTGGTCTATGATCAAAGGTGGTCTTACTGTTGATCAAAATGCACCTTCAGTACTCCATTTTCAG TGCAACAacaccaagtccgagttaagggtTGACAGTGTTTCTCTGAAGGAATTCAACAAACATGAGTGGCAGGAAAATCGGTTGAGAAACATAGAGAAG GTTCGGAAAAGAACGTTGAGAGTAAATGTAGCAAACAAGAATGGCAAGAAGATTAAAGGAGCAAAAATCAAGATTCAACAGAAAAAACTTCAATTCGTTATTGGCTGCGCAACACCATCTTCCATTTTAATGTCCAAATCCTATCAAGAATGGTTCGTGTCCAGGTTTACAACAACAGTTTTCGATAACGAGATGAAATGGTACTATACCGAAAGGTTACAAGGCCACGAAAATTACACAACCCCAGATGCAATGCTCAAGTTCTTTATTGATCATGGGATTGATGTAAGAGGACATAACATCCTATGGGGAGCAGCTACCCAACGTTGGGTACGAGACTTACCTCCAAGACAACTTTTAAGTGAATCTGTACGACGAATGGGTAGCGTTATGTCAAGATATGCAG GTAAATTGGTTGCTTGGGATGTTGTAAATGAGAATTTACATCACCCACTTTTTGAGGAAAAGCTGGGGAAAAATGCTTCAGCCATCTTTTACAAGATTGCAAGTTCACTAGACACTAAAGCCACGATGTTCTTGAATGAGTTTAATACTTTAGAGCATCCAGCTGATATGGTCTCTATTCCATCAAAATATGTTGAAAAGCTTCAGGAGATTAAGGCATTTCCAGGGAATGAGGAGTTGGTTATTGGAATTGGACTTCAAGGACACTTTGATCCTCATCCTAATATACCATATATTCGTGCAGTCTTTGATGTTTTAGGAGAAACTAAAATGCCCATTTGGCTCACCGAGTTAAATGTTGAGCCCTGTCCAAAACAG GCATATTTTTTGGAAGAAATAATGAGGGAAGCATTTGCACATCCTGGTGTTAAAGGGATGATGATATGGATAGGATGGAGTCCAAATGGATGCCATGAAATGTGTTTAGTAGACAGCAAACTCCAGAATTCGCCATCAGGGGATGTGGTTGACAAGCTTCTTGCTGAATGGAAGACAACAAACTTAAACGGAGTTACAGACAATGGAGGAGCTTTTGAGGTTAAGGTTTTTCATGGAGATTATTACGTCACAGTTTATAATCCTAAAACTGGTGCCAATGTCACAAGGGAAGTGCAGGTCTATGATGACAAGTCTGAAACAGTAGATGTTTCCATTACTCTGTGA
- the LOC104224952 gene encoding endo-1,4-beta-xylanase 5-like isoform X1: MATLENNGFLLCCCLFLAGIFHILYEVINNNFNSLGYLVHGATPYDYSATIECLNQPLDPQYGGGLIANPSFDKGVEAWKVDGHVKIEARESGGNKFIVAYNRTTPFSISQSFYLKEGVFYTFSAWVQLSEGSDIVVAMIYNSVENTVHVVGSVIAKSGCWSMIKGGLTVDQNAPSVLHFQCNNTKSELRVDSVSLKEFNKHEWQENRLRNIEKVRKRTLRVNVANKNGKKIKGAKIKIQQKKLQFVIGCATPSSILMSKSYQEWFVSRFTTTVFDNEMKWYYTERLQGHENYTTPDAMLKFFIDHGIDVRGHNILWGAATQRWVRDLPPRQLLSESVRRMGSVMSRYAGKLVAWDVVNENLHHPLFEEKLGKNASAIFYKIASSLDTKATMFLNEFNTLEHPADMVSIPSKYVEKLQEIKAFPGNEELVIGIGLQGHFDPHPNIPYIRAVFDVLGETKMPIWLTELNVEPCPKQAYFLEEIMREAFAHPGVKGMMIWIGWSPNGCHEMCLVDSKLQNSPSGDVVDKLLAEWKTTNLNGVTDNGGAFEVKVFHGDYYVTVYNPKTGANVTREVQVYDDKSETVDVSITL; encoded by the exons ATGGCTACACTTGAAAATAATGGATTTCTTCTTTGCTGCTGCTTGTTTTTGGCAG GTATTTTCCATATCTTATATGAAGTAATTAACAACAATTTCAATTCTCTAGGATATTTGGTTCATGGTGCTACACCTTACGACTATTCTGCAACAATAGAG TGCCTCAACCAACCATTGGATCCTCAATATGGAGGAGGTTTAATTGCAAATCCTAGTTTTGACAAGGGCGTAGAAGCATGGAAAGTAGATGGTCATGTCAAAATTGAAGCAAGGGAATCTGGTGGAAACAAATTTATTGTGGCTTATAATAGAACAACTCCCTTTAGTATCTCACAATCTTTTTACTTGAAGGAAGGGGTATTTTACACCTTTTCAG CTTGGGTTCAGTTAAGTGAAGGATCGGATATTGTGGTTGCCATGATTTACAACTCAGTCGAAAATACTGTTCATGTTGTGGGATCAGTAATAGCTAAATCTGGATGTTGGTCTATGATCAAAGGTGGTCTTACTGTTGATCAAAATGCACCTTCAGTACTCCATTTTCAG TGCAACAacaccaagtccgagttaagggtTGACAGTGTTTCTCTGAAGGAATTCAACAAACATGAGTGGCAGGAAAATCGGTTGAGAAACATAGAGAAG GTTCGGAAAAGAACGTTGAGAGTAAATGTAGCAAACAAGAATGGCAAGAAGATTAAAGGAGCAAAAATCAAGATTCAACAGAAAAAACTTCAATTCGTTATTGGCTGCGCAACACCATCTTCCATTTTAATGTCCAAATCCTATCAAGAATGGTTCGTGTCCAGGTTTACAACAACAGTTTTCGATAACGAGATGAAATGGTACTATACCGAAAGGTTACAAGGCCACGAAAATTACACAACCCCAGATGCAATGCTCAAGTTCTTTATTGATCATGGGATTGATGTAAGAGGACATAACATCCTATGGGGAGCAGCTACCCAACGTTGGGTACGAGACTTACCTCCAAGACAACTTTTAAGTGAATCTGTACGACGAATGGGTAGCGTTATGTCAAGATATGCAG GTAAATTGGTTGCTTGGGATGTTGTAAATGAGAATTTACATCACCCACTTTTTGAGGAAAAGCTGGGGAAAAATGCTTCAGCCATCTTTTACAAGATTGCAAGTTCACTAGACACTAAAGCCACGATGTTCTTGAATGAGTTTAATACTTTAGAGCATCCAGCTGATATGGTCTCTATTCCATCAAAATATGTTGAAAAGCTTCAGGAGATTAAGGCATTTCCAGGGAATGAGGAGTTGGTTATTGGAATTGGACTTCAAGGACACTTTGATCCTCATCCTAATATACCATATATTCGTGCAGTCTTTGATGTTTTAGGAGAAACTAAAATGCCCATTTGGCTCACCGAGTTAAATGTTGAGCCCTGTCCAAAACAG GCATATTTTTTGGAAGAAATAATGAGGGAAGCATTTGCACATCCTGGTGTTAAAGGGATGATGATATGGATAGGATGGAGTCCAAATGGATGCCATGAAATGTGTTTAGTAGACAGCAAACTCCAGAATTCGCCATCAGGGGATGTGGTTGACAAGCTTCTTGCTGAATGGAAGACAACAAACTTAAACGGAGTTACAGACAATGGAGGAGCTTTTGAGGTTAAGGTTTTTCATGGAGATTATTACGTCACAGTTTATAATCCTAAAACTGGTGCCAATGTCACAAGGGAAGTGCAGGTCTATGATGACAAGTCTGAAACAGTAGATGTTTCCATTACTCTGTGA